A genomic region of Salvelinus alpinus chromosome 12, SLU_Salpinus.1, whole genome shotgun sequence contains the following coding sequences:
- the LOC139536228 gene encoding intermediate filament protein ON3-like, whose translation MSFSRTSYRSGGSSMGGGMGGSTTIRKSFTSQSLAAPGSTRMSSGSVRHSGAGFGFSSSSSAGGYGGGLGAGYGGGMGGGFHGATITAVTCNQSLLAPLNLAIDPNIQVVRTHEKEQIKTLNNRFASFIDKVRFLEQQNKMLETKWSLLQDQTTTRSNIDAMFEAYISNLRRQLDGLGNEKMKLEGELNNMQGLVEDFKNKYEDEINKRASVENEFVLLKKDVDGAYMNKVELEAKVDALQDEINFLRAVYEAELRELQGQIKDTSVVVEMDNSRNLDMDSIVAEVRAQYEDIANRSRAEAETWYKQKYEEMQSSAGQYGEDLRSTKTEIAELNRMIARLQNEIEAVKGQRANLEAQIAEAEERGEMAVKDAKLRIRDLEDALQRAKQDMARQVREYQELMNVKLALDIEIATYRKLLEGEESRISSGGASATIHVQQSSGGNYSSAGSGGFGYGGGSSSYGGGSSSYGGGSSSYGGGSSYGGGSSSYGSGGGATITKSVTSTSSSRRF comes from the exons ATGAGCTTCAGCAGGACAAGCTACAGAAGCGGCGGCAGCAGCATGGGCGGCGGAATGGGGGGCAGCACGACCATTCGCAAGAGTTTCACCAGCCAGTCCTTGGCTGCTCCCGGATCCACCCGGATGAGCAGCGGGTCTGTCCGCCATTCTGGCGCCGGGTTCGgcttcagcagcagcagcagcgcagGTGGCTACGGTGGTGGTCTCGGCGCTGGCTATGGTGGTGGTATGGGTGGCGGATTCCATGGCGCCACCATCACAGCTGTCACATGCAACCAGAGCCTGCTGGCACCACTGAACCTGGCGATCGACCCCAACATCCAGGTGGTCCGCACCCATGAGAAGGAGCAGATCAAGACCCTCAACAACCGCTTTGCCTCCTTCATCGATAAG GTGCGTTTCTTGGAGCAGCAGAACAAGATGCTGGAGACCAAGTGGAGCCTCCTGCAGGACCAGACCACCACCCGCTCCAACATCGACGCCATGTTCGAGGCCTACATCTCCAACCTGCGCAGACAGCTGGACGGCCTGGGCAACGAGAAGATGAAGCTGGAGGGAGAGCTGAATAACATGCAGGGTCTGGTTGAGGACTTCAAGAACAA GTATGAAGATGAAATCAACAAGCGCGCCTCAGTAGAGAATGAGTTTGTCCTGCTGAAGAAG gatGTTGACGGTGCTTACATGAACAAGGTGGAGCTGGAGGCCAAGGTTGACGCTCTACAGGATGAGATCAACTTCCTCAGGGCCGTCTACGAGGCG GAGCTGCGTGAGCTGCAGGGCCAGATCAAGGACACCTCTGTGGTGGTAGAGATGGACAACAGCCGTAACCTGGACATGGACTCCATTGTCGCTGAAGTGCGCGCCCAGTACGAGGACATCGCCAACCGCAGCAGAGCTGAGGCCGAGACCTGGTACAAGCAGAAG TATGAAGAGATGCAGAGCTCTGCTGGACAGTATGGTGAGGACCTCCGCTCAACCAAGACTGAGATCGCCGAGCTGAACCGCATGATCGCTCGTCTCCAGAACGAGATTGAGGCCGTCAAGGGTCAG CGGGCCAACCTTGAGGCTCAGATCGCTGAGGCAGAGGAACGCGGTGAGATGGCAGTGAAGGACGCCAAGCTCCGAATCAGGGACTTGGAGGATGCTCTCCAGAGAGCCAAGCAGGACATGGCCCGCCAGGTGCGCGAGTACCAGGAGCTGATGAATGTCAAGCTGGCCCTGGACATTGAGATCGCCACTTACAGGAAGctgctggagggagaggagagcag AATATCCTCGGGTGGTGCATCTGCAACAATCCATGTGCAGCAGAGCTCTGGTGGCA ACTACTCCAGCGCAGGCTCAGGTGGATTCGGCTACGGCGGCGGCAGCAGCAGCTACGGCGGCGGCAGCAGCAGCTACGGCGGCGGCAGCAGCAGCTACGGCGGCGGCAGCAGCTACGGCGGCGGCAGCAGCAGCTACGGCAGCGGTGGTGGTGCCACAATCACCAAGTCCGTGACATCCACCAGCTCCAGCAGGCGTTTCTAG